From the genome of Ignavibacteriales bacterium, one region includes:
- the hemW gene encoding radical SAM family heme chaperone HemW, whose product MKETAIYIHIPFCDHKCIYCDFYSIVSYENVSSYLIALKQEIDFFAGKYSADRKIISIFFGGGTPSFMEPEYISEIIQHLKKNFHLVDDAEITLETNPGTVSKEKLKKFREIGINRISIGIQSFNEDELKFLTRIHDSETAIETVYDAADSGFDNISIDLIFNLPKQTKEIWRSNLEQAIRLPIKHISTYSLILEHGTILNKMVLDGKVKMQSEDYDADLYEFTIEFLTQHGFNQYEVSNFSLDGNECIHNNAYWRYKDYLSFGTSAHSFVNGKRWWNYSALNLYNTAVEKNRYAVIGEEVLTPNEMLEEYIMLALRSKGLDLNELKNLFGISWFEKNKNFLIQLEEEKLLTSKNNLLSFTPKGYAICDEILTRIKN is encoded by the coding sequence TTGAAAGAAACAGCAATCTATATTCACATTCCTTTCTGCGACCACAAATGCATCTATTGCGATTTCTATTCAATTGTCTCTTATGAAAATGTTTCTTCATATCTGATTGCGCTGAAACAAGAGATCGATTTTTTTGCCGGGAAATATTCTGCCGATAGAAAAATAATCTCAATCTTTTTCGGCGGCGGCACTCCTTCTTTTATGGAACCGGAATACATCTCGGAAATTATTCAGCATCTGAAAAAGAATTTTCATCTTGTTGATGATGCAGAAATTACACTTGAGACAAATCCCGGAACGGTAAGCAAAGAAAAGTTAAAAAAATTTAGAGAGATTGGAATTAACAGAATCAGTATCGGCATTCAATCCTTCAATGAAGATGAATTAAAATTTCTTACGCGCATTCATGATTCGGAAACAGCAATTGAAACAGTCTATGATGCGGCGGACTCGGGATTTGATAACATAAGCATTGATCTGATTTTTAATCTACCAAAGCAGACAAAAGAAATTTGGCGTTCAAACCTTGAACAAGCAATCCGGCTTCCGATCAAGCATATTTCAACATACAGTTTAATCCTTGAGCACGGAACAATTCTTAATAAAATGGTTCTAGACGGCAAAGTGAAAATGCAGAGCGAAGATTACGATGCCGATCTGTATGAATTTACAATTGAATTTTTAACTCAGCACGGTTTTAATCAGTACGAAGTTTCAAATTTCTCTCTGGATGGAAACGAGTGTATTCATAATAACGCCTACTGGCGATACAAAGATTATTTAAGTTTCGGTACATCGGCTCATTCATTCGTAAACGGAAAAAGGTGGTGGAATTACTCCGCTCTTAATTTATACAACACCGCAGTTGAAAAGAATAGGTATGCCGTTATAGGAGAAGAAGTATTAACACCCAATGAAATGTTGGAAGAATATATAATGCTGGCACTCCGCAGCAAGGGACTTGATCTAAATGAACTGAAAAACCTTTTCGGTATTAGCTGGTTTGAGAAGAACAAAAATTTTTTAATACAGTTGGAAGAAGAAAAATTACTCACATCGAAAAACAATTTGCTTTCATTTACTCCAAAAGGTTACGCTATATGTGATGAGATCCTAACCAGGATTAAAAACTAA